The segment AGACAAAACACAGTAATAAAAGACTGGTGAATGTAACTAAATctataatcttttttaaaattcacatgAAACATGtctatttaatgtttcttttatataGTTGTAGAATTTGACATTTGAATTAACCTTCAATAATTgcttcatttctttacatttctgtgCACTTTAACTATTTCTGATGAAAGTTTCCGAGGTTTCTCtgagtgatttttatttttttaaatgcaacatttctTCAATGTGTGAACTCAGACTACTGTCTCATTGTAATGAACTGTTTTGCAAATGTATATTAAACGTAAACGTGGAACCAACTGTAGGAATATTTACTCAGCTTGTCAGAGTCAGGTCCTTCTTTAtggctttaaataaactaaCGAAAGACTCTCCCCACATTATTCTTTGGTCGTCAGTAGAACTGATCATGTTTTGGGCAGTGTATACCAAAGTCAAAAGGGTACGCTCAAAATCGTCCTGATGCAGGGGACCTGTATGATTGGAAAGGTCAACTATGAGTCGAGAAATATCTGTTACATTCTTAGGAATAATTTCCTCGAAAATGATGTCCAAAGTTCTCGTCTTCTGGAGAGAAGACAGTTCAGCGTCTTCAACCGAAAATGCTCCGTTGGGCTCAAAATGTATACCAGCCATCAGGATctattttgtaaaaagaaaaggaaaaaatgagaaatatgGGACAAGTTTACATTCTCAGTAATCttgaatatttgtttgttggttgtaCCTCAAATAACAGATGGATGTCATTAAGAGACTTGTGGAATGTTGGGTTCACCACTGTTGTAAGTCCTCTTTTTACTCTGGTTGCACCTGGGAACAGGGCttttgagaaaaataataaataacaacatttttaggttacagaaaagcaaaaattgaCCAAGTCCCTTAACTTTAttgtaaaatgtctttatttgtatttgtttgttgacTCCAAAGTCATCAAATCTGTTAGTGACAAATAGTTGTTTTAATGCCGTTTTTGGCAGGTGTGAGACCTGGGCTCATCATGCAGACACAAGGACATTTTGGCTATATTCACTGATATGCTCCTTGTGGATTTTAagctctgtgacctctgaccttgcaGACAATAAACCTCAAAGGCAGCAGGAGAATCAAAGACAGAGAAACACATGGATCATCCAACAGGACGCAAATGATTTCAGCATGTATTGTAGGTTCCTAATATTTCATTCTAAGGTTTTCATGACATACCTTAAGCTTATGATCAGAACAGGATGGAAACAACAACTAAAGTTCAGGGGTTTAAATACTAAGGATATATTTTAGGTATAACTGCCAATGTATTCAAAGTGGAACAGTTGGAGGGATACATTAACTGAAGGAAAGCAAAAACATATCACATGGACAAAACTGagatgaacaaaatgaaaatattcataaaaacatttttgagaaatgagaaaagaaacaaacaaatcagaagtAGTTTGTTCAACAGCCAAGTCTTTCACTTTGTGCTGTTACCTTTGGGACAAACAGGTGCCACTGTTTCCCTGAAGATATGTTGCATTTATAAagagttttaatcaaaatttacAGCTGTAATTATGTTCAACGGCAAATTAAAATAGAAGTTACCtcataattagttaaaaaaatatacttgCTGAAACTAAAGTTCTTTCTATAATCACAAGATCATAAACTTGAAGTTTCTCATCTGTATGAATTTATTGACTTAAAATTGAAGTCTTACCTTTAGCCTGGCATTGTGTGACCTGTGTCTTGACGCTGCAGCAGAAAAGCCCAACCAGTATCCTCCAAGAAAGCATGATAAATAAATTAGGCTTTGGTGTTGTTGGCTGCTCAGAAGCCTGACGTTTCTCTGCTTAGTGCTCTTTAGTGCTCTTGCTGCTCTGGTCTTCCACCTTAACAGAGCAGCAAACTCACATGTGCAGCACACTTTCTGCATCATTTGTATTCTCAGCGTGTGTTTCTCTCCCCTCCCACCCATCCACTTCTGATTTCTCACTTGTTCTGTTTCCTCGCTCCTATCAGCAGCATTTTATTGCTTCTGTCTGGTTGCCTTCAGGTTCaaagtctttcatttttataCAAAAGAGATATTCTAATAACATCATTGTTTCTGTTCTCTTATCTGAGTCATCTTTATCCTCTGAATGAAAAATTTATGGGGTAacatatgtaaaaatataaattctgttcaacttatttttttaatttttctgcagCCAACAAAGCTTGAAATATGTGGTTCTTTCTCCTTTACAGACTGTTCATCAATACATGATTttcttataaaaacattttattattttgaccaTGTGATATGAAAAACTGAACAGTCAAGCAGTCAATATTTCTGCCATTACAGAGgctgtagttttattaaaatcactgTTCCCTAGAAGCATAATGGGGCCAAAACAACTGTTGAGCAACCAGATTAGTccattaaaatgataaatgtggGCACACCATGAATAAAAATTTCTAAATGAGTATTTCTAATGATAATAATGCATGTACCCTGAACATGGTTCTCCAAACATGTGCAGAAACCACAAAGAAAGGCTTTGTTCATTGTTTGGCACCACAAGTTCTCTCCACAGGTCTCAGCATAAAGTACCAGAAGGAAAACTTACTATAGGTAAACcctataaaataacttttatttgttttagcgCTATTACAGTGTGAATTATTTCCATCTGTGGATTCAAACTAATATCACAATTTGAGTCCATACAGCATATGGTTATATTTTCCAGAGGTGAGTCTTGCCAGATGTGTTGCAGTGGCAGAGATTTGTTGCTGTGAGAAAATACAAATTGTGCCAAAGTTGGCAGGAGGGCTCTAACCACCAAGAACTACAGTTCAAGAacttaaacaaatatttcttaatatgtaaattcaaaaaaggtagCTCTGTGTTTTAAGGCATTTCCTCATTTCCTTTCTGATGTACCTGGTAAGAGAGCCAAAGGTGGCCCATAATTACTGACTTAATTTGTTTACCATAATGTCACAAATGAACATGATTACAGTCAATTTTACTGCAGTACAGTTTATTAAACAGTAAACTAGCAGTGGTAAATAAGTAAATAGAGAGAGAATGAGGTAGAAAGTCAGGAAatacatctgtaaaactgtatcATTAGAAGTTAGAAATTCTCTAGATATTGCTGCAATTCAAGGCAAAGCTTtagttaaaggtactcattgcaaactgtaaaaaaaacacatagaaAGTTATCCTGAATTATATAAACTGGTGCAGTcagaaagagtttactccagtagttttctagatgtattgatatgcaattctgaaatgctgGAATGCGCCCAGTGTAAACGAAGCACTTTTaactgcatactttactcaacaaatctaaGCACAAATACATGACAATACATCAAAGTCAGACTTCTTGTtaccaaacagctcttccatggGTGTTATCTTTGTTAACATActttctgtcactttctgtAAGTAAACAACACATGTGGTGGTGGacagctaaaaacaagaaaaaaataataattattttgtttcttactttatgatttatttattttttttctaatcggTCTTTACAATTGATAACCAGctgcttcttctgtttctgttctatttacacacattttgaCAGATTCAGACATGAATTTAGTTGGttcatttatcagttttaatttgattattaatagaaattatttagttttagcaATCAAAGCATTTATAATGTATAATATGAcatcacttttgttttatatttattctagTGTTTTTTGTTATGATGCCTAAAGTGTTGTATTAAACCTAACAACAGTGAATAAACATCCTTACAGTGCCTAAACTTACTGATAAGGTCTGAGTGAACTTTTCCTCACAACAGGATTATTGACTGgttgcattttattaaatgcCTAAGTGAATCCAGGTTTCTATACCTCACATGTTGGCTCACTTATGTGCCTCAGTACACTTAAACAGAGCAAGACCATAAGTCAGTTTTATGAATAACACCTGCACTGGCATAGTTTCTGttcagagacagagaaaaatgaaGTAATTCATTAACAATTCTgtctcataaaataaaataaaaaaacccacatgaCAGAACTTATCACATAAAAAGGCACAGCTGTAAAATGAATGATCAAAGTTCAATGTGAAGGTCTCACCCCTTAAAACAACCTGCTAAGTAGAGATACCCTCTGTCGTCATATAATTTAGGATAGAAAAGACCTTTTGAGAGAAAACGCAGGAGGCTCATTGCGAGGGGTAAATCACCCATGAGCCAcaggaaaaaacacatcaaaaaccTCAGTTTTGAAAGTGTTAAAAACTCTGATGTCttggtgatttaaaaaagcattaaaaagacTCATTATAGACTCAACCAGATGACTcagtttcatgttatttttgcTCAGAGTTACAAGGAGTCACTGCAGAGGGgccaaagagccacatgtgTTTCTCaagccacaggttgcagaccctAAGCATATGAATAATGATGAGTAAAATAATAAGCAGTATCAACTTCATTGTAGAAGCTTAAAGGTGTAAGCTGTAGTAACCCAAACCATCCTCTAGATGTCAGAATTTGTTAACTTGTAGAGCACCAGAAATAATGGCCCACTGAAACATTCCCCCCAGCTTTTCCATGCAGTAAAGCATACTGTCaactgttaatttatttatttattcatttaatgtgGCCACAAGCTATTTTCTCAGATCTGAATTTACAAATGTCGTTAATTTAGACGTATCTCTACATTTAAGCTCTTGATCTGGTAAACAGCTGCATAAATCACTCCTCAAGCCGTCAGAGTTTTTGGAGTTTTTAGATACTGTAGACATCATCAGCGTACCCTGGGAAGTCTCCACTTCTCAGCATGGTACTGCAGCTTTTTCACAGACCATCTGTCATCACTGTGCACTTGTATTGCACGCTGCTGCCTTCAGGCCAAACCCACTTTATGATCCATTCAGCCCCTTTccagattttttaaagtgacacttcatttcatcatttttgaCTTTTGGAACACTCCCCGTAACCACATTTTTAGTTCGGGCTCTTACGCACTTATTCAAACTAGTTTTTAGTGACACAACACAGAGGCTGCAATTAAGTGAACAGAGAATGACAAAAGCTCAGCaaaatgcagctaaaatgtGCCTCAGTGCACCCAAATCCCTAAGACAAACTGAAGAAAtttgcacacatttttaaattgtgttaaGAGCCTTTTCAGGGTTGTAACAAATATCAACTCCCATCAAGAATAACAGTCGTTTTATATCAAAGTAGTAAAATTTCATCTTCACTTTATGAAAACACTTTCAGAATTTTCAGAATACAATATACATGTAAAAGGACAAATAAGCGACAAAGCTTCATGAAATCATTCAGTGAATTTGAATTATGTTTACATTATGCATGTGTCTCATTTCAGACAAAACTTACTACTTGAGGAGTAAATAGGTGCCTAACTGACAACACATTTTGATAtcttcagtatttttaaagtaacattttgtACAGATTTGTTGATGACCAAatcttaaaaggaaaaaaacaacaacttttgaATATTTAGCTTGAAGACAGGAACAGAATATTTCAAAGTCCGGATCCATCCTTCCAGAATTCCTCTCCTAAATCTCTTTTGATGGCAGACCGGCTGCCTGAAGTTTCAAAGCTTTGAACAAGTCATCTTCTTTGAGTTTGTGAATGAACATgatatacatacacatatgtACTTTCATTACAAGAAACTGCAAATTCTGCTGGATTTCTAAAATCTAAATcaattaattttctttcagtcttttcttgcttatcttgttttgctcatttttaaaaatttcgtACCATTTGTTCTCTTCTCTCCTTTGACTTTGACGTAGAACATAAAGTCAATTTCCCCTCTGTAAAAAgagagaacaaacaaactgggaTGCAAAATTAGTCAAACATATTATTTCtattttggtacttttaaaTTCAGTGCCTGCTCTTTAGCATCTTTTCAAATCCAGTTTAGTTTTCTGGTTAATCTGTTGTAATGGCTCGATAACCCAAGCAATTAACAGTGTAGCTCTGTTTCAGGCAATACAGAATTCTCGGTTCAAGGCCATTACTTCAGCTATGATTGCAGACCCTGCTGGCAGCCAGGCCTGCATT is part of the Kryptolebias marmoratus isolate JLee-2015 linkage group LG11, ASM164957v2, whole genome shotgun sequence genome and harbors:
- the LOC108237433 gene encoding protein FAM180A-like, which codes for MLSWRILVGLFCCSVKTQVTQCQAKALFPGATRVKRGLTTVVNPTFHKSLNDIHLLFEILMAGIHFEPNGAFSVEDAELSSLQKTRTLDIIFEEIIPKNVTDISRLIVDLSNHTGPLHQDDFERTLLTLVYTAQNMISSTDDQRIMWGESFVSLFKAIKKDLTLTS